CCTGCGCGTTCACACCACGCTTGACCCCAAGATCCAGAGAGCAGCTGAGGAAGTGATCAAGCAACTTCTGCCCAAGGACCGTCCCTTGCAGGTGGCCCTCGTGGCCGTTGACCCCCAAACGGGGGCGGTACGGGCCCTGGTCGGCGGACGGGACTATCGGGCCAGTCCCTACAACCGCGCCTTTGCGCGGCGTCAACCGGGTTCCACGTTCAAGCCCGTCGTGTACCTCGCCGCGTTGGAGAACGGGTTCACGCCGCTCACGCTGCAGCGGAGCGAACCGACAACCTTTACCTATGACAACGGAAAGACGTACACGCCGAAAAACTTCGGCGACAAGTACCCCAACGCCGACATCCCCCTGTACCGGGCCATCGCCCAATCGGACAACATCTACGCCGTCAAAACCTTGATGTTCCTCGGCCCGGACAAGGTGATCGAGACGGCGCGGCGACTGGGCATCACCTCACCGCTGCAGCCGTATCCGTCCCTTGCCCTCGGCAGCATGGACGTTACGCCCTTTGAGATGGCCTACGCCTACGCCACGCTGGCCAACCTGGGCGAGCGGCCAAAGCCCCTCCTCGTCACGCGGGTGGAAGACGCCAACGGCAACGTGCTGGTCGACGAACAACCCGAGCGCGTGCGCGTCGCCGAAGCCGCCCACGCCTATGTGCTCACCCACATGCTGCAGGGCGTGTTCGCCGAGGGAACGGGATCCCCCGTGCGCAGCCTGCTGAAGCGGCCGGCCGCAGGCAAGACCGGCACCACCGATTACGACGCCTGGCTGAGCGGGTACACGCCGCACCTCGCCGTCACGGTGTGGCTGGGCTATGACGACAAGCGCCCGCTGCGCACCGCATCCGACGGCTACCTGGCCAAGCGGCTGTGGGCCACCTTTGTCGAGCGGGCGCTGGCCGACGCGCAGCCGGCCCTGTTTCCCGTGCCCGACGGGGTGACGACGGTGTACATTGACCCGGGAACGGGCAAGCTGGCCACGGAAACCTGTCCCCACCCCAAGCGGCTCGCCTTTGTCAGCGGCACGGAACCGACCGACTACTGCCAGGCCCATCTGCCCGCGGGAAAACGGCCGGTTCCCCCGGACCAACCCGACGCGTCCGATTCCCTTTGGCAGCGGCTGAAACATTGGTGGCGCCCGTAAGTCAGCATTCGTCGCTGCCGCCAATCTTTCCGGAGCCGTCGGCAAAGACGCCGTC
This portion of the Calditerricola satsumensis genome encodes:
- a CDS encoding transglycosylase domain-containing protein: MQVMWDDPQLGWARRLKRLLVRLFVMTGLVALCTITVLLYLRAQPLPKGNTAATTVILAADGSVLDELHRGQNRKPVPLSTISPHVIAATLAVEDRRFFEHFGFDWRRMAKAIYVDVKEMRFAEGASTITMQLARNLYLSHEKTVARKLKEALYALQLELHYSKTRILELYLNQIYYGHGAYGIQAAAQTYFGKDAKDLTLAESALLVGLPKGPSLYSPYRHFDRAKARQKVVLDAMVAAGYLRPEEAASAFAEPLRLVPPGARTREPVAPYFRDAVVDMLEERYGLTEEQIFRGGLRVHTTLDPKIQRAAEEVIKQLLPKDRPLQVALVAVDPQTGAVRALVGGRDYRASPYNRAFARRQPGSTFKPVVYLAALENGFTPLTLQRSEPTTFTYDNGKTYTPKNFGDKYPNADIPLYRAIAQSDNIYAVKTLMFLGPDKVIETARRLGITSPLQPYPSLALGSMDVTPFEMAYAYATLANLGERPKPLLVTRVEDANGNVLVDEQPERVRVAEAAHAYVLTHMLQGVFAEGTGSPVRSLLKRPAAGKTGTTDYDAWLSGYTPHLAVTVWLGYDDKRPLRTASDGYLAKRLWATFVERALADAQPALFPVPDGVTTVYIDPGTGKLATETCPHPKRLAFVSGTEPTDYCQAHLPAGKRPVPPDQPDASDSLWQRLKHWWRP